A segment of the Lolium perenne isolate Kyuss_39 chromosome 3, Kyuss_2.0, whole genome shotgun sequence genome:
tcccggcgaACAAGCTCGTTCAGGTAGCGTCGCGGCCGGAGGTCGCCAGCGCCGCTCCCTCCGTCCAGGCGAAGAAGCGTGTCCATGCACCGTCGCCCAAGGAGGACGCCGCTGCTCTTCCCTCCATCCCGGCCAAGCAACGCGTGCCGGTGCCGTTGTGCCCGGAGCGCGCCGTCGCTGCTCCCTCCGTCCCAGCAAAGCAGCGGGTCCTGGTGCCGTCGCGCATGGAGGGCGCCACTGCCGCTCTCTCCGTCGCGGCCAGCAAGCGCGTCCCGTCTCCGTCTGCCCCGGAGGACGATTCGGCTCTGTTCCCGGTTTGCCTACCGGCCAATAAGCGCGTGATGTCGCAGTTTATCCCGCCCTCGCCATCAATGAAGCCTGATGGGGATCGTGTAGCTGCTGCCAAAGAAACCAGGCCTGAAGGATCGGTTAAGCGCGGCGGCGCCACCAGTTCTTGCGTGGCAGATGGTGCCGGAGACTGCCCAAGAGCTGAAGCGTCCAAGATGCCAGAGAAGCCCAAGGAAGTCAAGGATCTGGTGTTCCCCAAATCCCGCAGAGCGAACACTGCAAAAAAAGCGAGTGGTCTACATTGCAAGAAGCTCTCTGAGGTGATCAGCTGCATGCAATCTGAAGTTCAAGCTGAAGTGCCCAAGGCATCGGAGCAAGCGAGTGATGTACACTACAAGAAGCTGCGGAGTGTTGTCAATGACAAAAGTTCTGAAGTTCAAGCTGAAGAACTCAAGACATTAGAGCAAGTGAGTGAGGTACACTGCAATAAGCTCTCCAATGATATACATTCTGAAGTTCAAGACGAAGTGCTCAAGACAATAGAGCAAGCAGGTGATGTGCACTGCAAGAAGCTCCCCAATGTCATCAGTGGCAAACATTCTGAAGTTCAAGATGAAGTGCTCAAGACATTAGAGCACGCGAGTGATGTGCACTGCATGATGCTCTCCAATGACAAACGTTCTGAAGTTCAAGACGAAGTGCTCAAGATAGCAGAGCAAGCGATAGATCCTAAAGTGGCAGCACCGGCACGCGAAGTAGAGCCCAGGAAGGAAGATGAAGTGGCGGTGGAGCGAAAGCAATGTGCCCTTGTGGAAGAAGTGGAGGACGACGGCGTGCTCTGCGAGGTTTGCCGGAGTACTGACGGCGACCCGTCGGACCCCATTGTGTTCTGTGACGGGTGCGACCTCATGGTACACGCCACGTGCTACGGCAACCCGCTGGCCCAGTCCATCCCCGACGGCGACTGGTTCTGCTCGCTCTGCTCCGAGAAGGCGACCACGAAGAAGGGCAAGCCTGCACGCCCGCCCTGCTGCCTCTGCCCGGGGAGAGGCGGCGCCATGAAGCGCACCACGGACGGGGCGTGGGCGCACATTGAGTGCGCAGTGCT
Coding sequences within it:
- the LOC127341598 gene encoding uncharacterized protein, giving the protein METAGSGGCSIRDLPPSKRFKFVGSDLGSAPLPVKKRAFRPLPEAAPAPVCLPAKKRAYAPALEEAAVRACLPAKKRAYAPPADEISPEEAAPPPSAPSKKSVHAWSRPEGAAARLPVPAKKRFQMRSGPVADTAAPSVPPKKRVLTLSPLRNAGAPPTVPAKKRVQAPSLGADAAAPLSAPAKKLFQAPRRKEAAAAAPSVHAMSSTVDAAVPLPVPANKLVQVASRPEVASAAPSVQAKKRVHAPSPKEDAAALPSIPAKQRVPVPLCPERAVAAPSVPAKQRVLVPSRMEGATAALSVAASKRVPSPSAPEDDSALFPVCLPANKRVMSQFIPPSPSMKPDGDRVAAAKETRPEGSVKRGGATSSCVADGAGDCPRAEASKMPEKPKEVKDLVFPKSRRANTAKKASGLHCKKLSEVISCMQSEVQAEVPKASEQASDVHYKKLRSVVNDKSSEVQAEELKTLEQVSEVHCNKLSNDIHSEVQDEVLKTIEQAGDVHCKKLPNVISGKHSEVQDEVLKTLEHASDVHCMMLSNDKRSEVQDEVLKIAEQAIDPKVAAPAREVEPRKEDEVAVERKQCALVEEVEDDGVLCEVCRSTDGDPSDPIVFCDGCDLMVHATCYGNPLAQSIPDGDWFCSLCSEKATTKKGKPARPPCCLCPGRGGAMKRTTDGAWAHIECAVLVPEVFFQDADGRDGIDCSLVPSRRFTKHCYICESSRGCALECSQPKCDLGFHVSCGLNVGMCIEYREQKGGGVVAGFCIEHTKIWEKQQLTGKYKIVSRGH